The sequence below is a genomic window from Ignavibacteriales bacterium.
ATAAGCCACAGATCAGGTGAAACGGAAGACACAACTATTGCTGATATTGCTGTTGCAACGAACGCTGGACAAATAAAAACCGGTTCACTTTCAAGAACGGACAGGATTGCAAAATACAATCAGCTTATCCGTATTGAAGAAGAACTCGGCAACAGCGCTGTTTATCCCGGTATAGCTGCTTTAAACTATACAGCATAGTTAAATAAATTATTTAATGAAGAGGTTGCCTCAAAAAGTTATGTCAACCTGAACTTGTTTCAGGTTCTTATTTTACTTCAGAAATGAAGTCAGAGATTCCGAAACAAGTTCGGAATGACTTTTGGGAGGCAGCCTCTTTTTTTCTCAACTGATTAAGCGGGGATTTATGCCTGACAAAAATCTGCAGAAATGTAAAAACATAATTAAACAAAAGAAGATCGAGTTCGTTGATCTTAAAGCAATTGATCTATCAGGAAGACTGCATCACATATCACTTCCGGTTTATGACAACATATTAGAAAAACTTTTATCCGAAGGTGTCGGCTTTGATGGATCAAGTTATGGTTTCCGCAAAGTGGAAAACAGTGATATGATCATGCTTCCCGATCTTTCAACAGCAGTTGTTGATCCATTCAGGGATGCACCTACATTAAGTTTTTATTCACACATAGTTTTAACTGATGAAAAGCGAAGTCCTTTCAGCCAGGACGGAAGATACCTTGCTAAAAAAGCGGAACTGCTTTTAAAACAAATTACAGGCGCTGAAAAATCTTTATGGGGACCTGAGTTTGAATTTTATATCTTCTCAAAAGTTGAATATGATACACGTACAGCTACTTCATACTACAAAGTAGAACACGCAGAAGAGTTTTATAAGAAAGCATATCACGCTGCAAATCCCTTTGATGAGTACGATGACTTCCGCGATGAAGCATGTAAAATTTTAAAAGCACAGGGTATCAATGTTAAATATCATCATCACGAAGTTGGTGAGCGAGGACAGCAGGAAATAGAACTGTACTTCACAGATTTACTAAACACCGCAGATCATATAGTCACTGCTAAGTATGTGCTGTTCAACTTTGCAAAAGAAAAAGGATTGTACATTACATTTATGCCCAAGCCGATGTATCAGCAGGCAGGCAACGGAATGCACCTTCACCTTTATCTTACTAAGAAAGGGAAGAACGCATTCTATAAAAAAGGTGAGTACGGAAACATAAATGAACTTGGCAGATATTTTATCGGCGGAATGTTAAAACACGGTCCGGCACTATCAGCATTTACAAACCCGAGTACAAACTCGTACAAAAGATTAGTTCCCGGATATGAAGCTCCCGTTGCATTAACTTACGGACAGGGTAACAGGGCATCTGCGATAAGAATACCAAAGTATGTTTCCAATCCAGACGAAACAAGATTTGAATACCGTCCGCCAGACGCAACGGCAAACCCATATTTATGTCTTGTCGCAATGCTGCTTGCAGGTATAGACGGAGTTGTTAACAAGATTGATCCTGTTCGCGAAGGTTTTGGTCCGATAGATAAAAACTTTTTAGACGACAGTTTCAGAGAACATATACATTTCCTTCCAAGGAATCTTGCGGAAGCGCTTGACGCACTTAATGCCGATAATGATTTCTTAAGGAGAGGAAATATCTTTACAGATGAACTGCTTGATCAATGGGTAAAATTAAAGCAGGAAGAAATTATGTCGATAGGAACAATGCCGCATCCGTTCGAATACAAAATGTACTTCAATTTATAAC
It includes:
- the glnA gene encoding type I glutamate--ammonia ligase → MPDKNLQKCKNIIKQKKIEFVDLKAIDLSGRLHHISLPVYDNILEKLLSEGVGFDGSSYGFRKVENSDMIMLPDLSTAVVDPFRDAPTLSFYSHIVLTDEKRSPFSQDGRYLAKKAELLLKQITGAEKSLWGPEFEFYIFSKVEYDTRTATSYYKVEHAEEFYKKAYHAANPFDEYDDFRDEACKILKAQGINVKYHHHEVGERGQQEIELYFTDLLNTADHIVTAKYVLFNFAKEKGLYITFMPKPMYQQAGNGMHLHLYLTKKGKNAFYKKGEYGNINELGRYFIGGMLKHGPALSAFTNPSTNSYKRLVPGYEAPVALTYGQGNRASAIRIPKYVSNPDETRFEYRPPDATANPYLCLVAMLLAGIDGVVNKIDPVREGFGPIDKNFLDDSFREHIHFLPRNLAEALDALNADNDFLRRGNIFTDELLDQWVKLKQEEIMSIGTMPHPFEYKMYFNL